ACCGACCAATCGCTGCGCTGGCTCCGGCAGCGCGACCGGTCGCGCCCGTTCCTGCTGATGTGCCACCACAAGGCGCCGCACCGCCCCTGGGATCCGCATCCCCGCCACGCGCACCGTTACGAGCACGAGGAGATTCCCTACCCGGAAACCTTCGACGACGACTACACGCACCGGGCCCGCGCCGCCGATGCCGCCGAGATGCGTATCGAACGTGACTTCATTCCGACCGACGTGAAGGTGGAACCGCCCGACGCCGGCGATCCCGGGCGCCGCCTCGGCGGCGGCGCCGCTCCACTCACGCCGGCCGGGGGCGCGCCCGTGGAGTTTGCGTCGCCGCACGAGCGCAAGCGCTGGCTGTACCAGCGCTACATCAAGGACTACCTGCGCTGCGTGGACGCGATCGACGAGGGCGTCGGGCGGCTGCTCGACTACCTCGACGCCGACGGGATCGCCGACGACACCATCGTGGTCTACACCTCGGACCAGGGCTTCTTCCTCGGCGACCACGGCTGGTACGACAAGCGGTTCATGTACGAGGAGTCGCTGCGCATGCCATTCATCGTGCGCTACCCGCGCGCGGTGCAGCCGGGCAGCGTCAACGGTGACATGATCCTGAACGTCGACTTCGCCGAGACTTTTCTCGACTACGCGGGGGTGGCGATCCCGGACGACATGCAGGGCCGCTCGTTCCGTCCGCTGTTGGAGGGCGCGACTCCCGCCGACTGGCGCACCGCCATGTACTACCGCTACTGGATGCACGGCGCGCACCACAACACGTGGGCGCACTACGGGGTGCGCACGCTCACCCACAAGCTGATCTACTACTACGCCGACCCGCTCGCCATCCCCGGCAACACCGGCCGCGCCGAGGAGCCGGAATGGGAGCTGTTCGACCTGCAGCGCGACCCGC
The sequence above is drawn from the Spirochaetaceae bacterium genome and encodes:
- a CDS encoding sulfatase; this translates as MNRAPNILFVMSDDHASHAMSCYGSRINRTPNLDRIAAGGMRFDNCFCTNSICTPSRATILTGTYNHVNGVTTLATMMDNRLRTFPKLLRAAGYQTAHVGKWHLGQGPAHWPTGFDYWTVFPGQGRYHDPEMVEMTEHKVIPGYATDIVTDQSLRWLRQRDRSRPFLLMCHHKAPHRPWDPHPRHAHRYEHEEIPYPETFDDDYTHRARAADAAEMRIERDFIPTDVKVEPPDAGDPGRRLGGGAAPLTPAGGAPVEFASPHERKRWLYQRYIKDYLRCVDAIDEGVGRLLDYLDADGIADDTIVVYTSDQGFFLGDHGWYDKRFMYEESLRMPFIVRYPRAVQPGSVNGDMILNVDFAETFLDYAGVAIPDDMQGRSFRPLLEGATPADWRTAMYYRYWMHGAHHNTWAHYGVRTLTHKLIYYYADPLAIPGNTGRAEEPEWELFDLQRDPREMHSVYGDPAHAALTAALTELLHELQAAVGDRPHLPG